In the Pseudothauera hydrothermalis genome, one interval contains:
- a CDS encoding alpha-hydroxy acid oxidase, with amino-acid sequence MTVITCVEDLRRLAQKRVPRMFYDYADSGSWTETTYRANERDFQGICLRQRVAVNMEGRSLATTMAGQAVTMPVALAPTGLTGMQHADGEILAARAAEKFGVPFTLSTMSICSIEDVAAHTSAPFWFQVYMLRDRDFIRRLIERAQAAKCSALMLTLDLQILGQRHKDIKNGLSAPPKPTLANLINLATKPRWCLRMLGTERRTFRNIVGHAKGVADMSSLASWTAEQFDPTLSWADVEWVKKLWGGKLILKGIMDAEDARLAADSGADALVVSNHGGRQLDGAPSSISALPAIVDAVGSRIEVWMDGGIRSGQDVLKAIALGARGTLIGRPFLYGLGALGEAGVSKCLELIYREMDITMAFCGHTDIRNVGREILVPGTYPQALPSGA; translated from the coding sequence ATGACCGTCATCACTTGCGTCGAAGACTTGCGCCGTCTGGCCCAAAAGCGCGTGCCGCGCATGTTCTACGATTACGCTGACTCGGGCTCGTGGACCGAAACCACTTACCGCGCCAATGAGCGCGACTTCCAAGGCATCTGCCTGCGCCAGCGCGTGGCGGTGAACATGGAAGGGCGCAGCCTGGCCACCACCATGGCCGGGCAGGCGGTAACCATGCCGGTGGCGCTGGCGCCGACCGGACTGACCGGTATGCAGCATGCCGACGGAGAGATTCTGGCCGCGCGCGCAGCAGAAAAATTCGGCGTGCCGTTTACGCTATCGACCATGAGCATCTGCTCGATCGAGGACGTGGCCGCGCACACCAGCGCACCGTTCTGGTTCCAGGTGTATATGCTGCGCGACCGCGACTTCATCCGCCGGCTGATCGAGCGCGCGCAAGCGGCCAAGTGCTCGGCGCTGATGCTCACCTTGGACTTGCAGATCCTCGGCCAGCGCCACAAGGACATCAAAAACGGGCTGTCCGCGCCGCCCAAGCCCACGCTCGCCAACCTGATCAACCTGGCCACCAAGCCGCGCTGGTGCCTGCGGATGCTGGGCACCGAGCGGCGCACCTTCCGCAATATCGTCGGGCATGCGAAGGGCGTGGCCGATATGTCCTCGCTGGCAAGCTGGACGGCCGAACAGTTCGACCCCACGCTGTCCTGGGCAGACGTGGAGTGGGTCAAGAAACTGTGGGGCGGCAAACTGATCCTCAAAGGCATCATGGACGCCGAAGATGCCCGCCTGGCCGCCGACAGCGGCGCCGATGCGTTGGTGGTGTCCAATCACGGTGGCCGCCAGCTCGATGGCGCACCGTCGTCGATCAGCGCCCTGCCGGCCATCGTAGACGCGGTGGGCAGCCGTATCGAGGTATGGATGGACGGCGGTATCCGCAGCGGTCAGGACGTGCTCAAAGCGATCGCCCTGGGCGCTCGCGGCACGCTGATCGGCCGCCCGTTCCTTTACGGTCTGGGCGCGCTGGGAGAGGCCGGGGTGAGCAAATGCCTGGAGCTGATTTACCGCGAAATGGACATCACCATGGCCTTTTGCGGACACACCGACATCCGCAACGTCGGGCGCGAGATTCTGGTGCCGGGCACTTACCCGCAGGCGCTCCCCAGCGGGGCGTAG
- a CDS encoding nickel-dependent hydrogenase large subunit — translation MGVYETQGFTLDNTGKRVVVDPVTRIEGHMRVEVNLDEHNVIRNAVSTGTMWRGLEVILKGRDPRDAWAFTERICGVCTGTHALTSVRAVEDALGIAIPENANTIRNLMQLNLYVHDHLVHFYHLHALDWVDVVSALEADPKATSQLAQSISSWPKSSPGYFRDIQNRLKKFVESGQLGPFMNGYWGNPAYKLPPEANLMAVSHYLEALDFQKEIVKVHAIFGGKNPHPNWLVGGMPCAINLDGVGAVGAINMERLNLVKSIIDQTKAFIEQVYIPDLLAIASFYKDWLYGGGLSSQALLSYGDIPQRANDYSAPNLLLPRGAIVDGDLSKIHAVDIKDPEQVQEFVSHSWYKYADETKGLHPWDGVTEPHFVLGKNTKGSKTAIESLDEEGKYSWIKAPRWRGHAMEVGCLSRMVLGYLQPQQYPFIKETIDAVLAQLDLPVQALFSTLGRTAARGIETLYCAHLQVEQFDKLMANLKAGDLTTANIDKWEPTTWPKEAKGAGFTEAPRGALGHWIKIRDGKIDNYQAVVPTTWNGSPRDHKGQIGAFEAALLNTPLAKADEPLEILRTLHSFDPCLACSTHVMSPDGQEMSQVKVR, via the coding sequence ATGGGCGTGTATGAGACGCAGGGCTTTACGCTCGACAACACCGGCAAGCGCGTCGTCGTCGATCCGGTAACCCGTATCGAAGGCCACATGCGGGTCGAAGTCAACCTCGACGAGCACAACGTGATCCGCAACGCGGTATCCACCGGCACCATGTGGCGCGGGCTGGAAGTCATCCTCAAGGGCCGCGACCCGCGGGATGCCTGGGCCTTCACCGAGCGCATCTGCGGGGTATGCACCGGCACCCATGCGCTGACCAGTGTGCGCGCGGTGGAAGACGCGCTGGGCATAGCGATCCCGGAGAACGCCAACACCATCCGCAACCTGATGCAGTTGAACCTCTATGTTCACGACCATCTGGTGCATTTCTACCATCTGCATGCGCTCGACTGGGTGGACGTGGTCAGCGCCCTCGAGGCCGACCCCAAGGCCACCTCACAACTGGCGCAGAGTATTTCGTCCTGGCCGAAGTCCTCGCCGGGTTACTTCCGCGACATCCAGAACCGCCTCAAGAAGTTTGTCGAATCCGGCCAGCTCGGCCCCTTCATGAACGGCTATTGGGGCAACCCGGCCTATAAGCTGCCGCCGGAAGCCAACCTGATGGCAGTCAGCCACTATCTGGAAGCGCTCGATTTCCAGAAGGAAATCGTCAAGGTGCATGCCATTTTCGGCGGCAAGAACCCGCATCCGAACTGGCTGGTGGGCGGCATGCCGTGCGCGATCAACCTCGACGGCGTGGGCGCGGTGGGTGCGATCAACATGGAGCGGCTGAACCTGGTCAAAAGCATCATCGACCAGACCAAGGCGTTCATCGAGCAGGTCTACATCCCCGACCTGCTGGCCATCGCCTCTTTCTACAAAGACTGGCTGTACGGCGGCGGGCTGTCGTCGCAGGCCCTGCTGTCCTATGGCGACATTCCGCAGCGCGCCAACGATTACAGCGCGCCCAACCTGCTGCTGCCGCGCGGCGCGATCGTCGATGGCGACCTGTCCAAAATCCACGCGGTGGACATCAAGGACCCGGAGCAGGTACAGGAATTCGTCTCCCACTCCTGGTACAAGTACGCCGACGAAACGAAAGGTCTGCACCCCTGGGACGGTGTCACCGAGCCTCACTTCGTGCTCGGCAAGAACACCAAGGGCAGCAAGACCGCCATCGAATCGCTCGACGAGGAAGGCAAATACTCCTGGATCAAGGCCCCGCGCTGGCGCGGGCACGCAATGGAAGTCGGCTGCCTGTCGCGCATGGTGCTGGGCTATTTGCAGCCGCAGCAGTATCCCTTCATCAAGGAAACCATCGACGCGGTGCTCGCCCAGCTCGATCTCCCGGTGCAGGCGCTGTTCTCCACCCTGGGCCGCACCGCGGCGCGCGGTATCGAAACGCTGTACTGCGCCCACCTGCAGGTCGAGCAGTTCGACAAATTGATGGCCAACCTCAAAGCGGGCGATCTCACCACCGCCAACATCGACAAATGGGAGCCCACCACCTGGCCCAAAGAGGCCAAGGGCGCCGGCTTCACCGAGGCGCCGCGCGGCGCGCTGGGTCACTGGATCAAAATCCGTGACGGCAAGATCGACAACTACCAGGCGGTGGTGCCCACCACCTGGAACGGCAGCCCGCGCGACCACAAGGGCCAGATCGGCGCCTTTGAAGCCGCCCTGCTCAACACCCCACTGGCCAAAGCCGACGAGCCGCTGGAAATTCTGCGCACCCTGCACTCTTTCGACCCCTGCCTGGCCTGCTCCACCCATGTCATGAGTCCGGACGGTC
- a CDS encoding ArsR/SmtB family transcription factor produces the protein MDLDEVIKALAHPVRREMLQWLKAPEKHFADQEHPLEFGVCAGKFERCGLSQSTVSTHLAILARAGLVTTRRIGQWVFYKRNEDTIAEFLRQISDEL, from the coding sequence ATGGATCTCGACGAAGTCATCAAAGCGCTGGCCCATCCGGTCAGACGCGAAATGCTGCAATGGCTCAAGGCGCCGGAAAAACACTTTGCTGATCAGGAGCATCCGCTGGAATTCGGCGTGTGTGCCGGCAAGTTCGAGCGTTGCGGGCTGTCGCAATCGACCGTATCCACGCATCTGGCCATTCTTGCGCGTGCCGGGCTGGTCACCACCCGGCGGATTGGCCAGTGGGTGTTCTACAAACGCAACGAAGACACCATTGCCGAGTTCTTGCGCCAAATCAGTGATGAACTTTGA
- a CDS encoding LysR family transcriptional regulator yields MADFADARFPSIDGLCAFEAAARLGSFERAAEELNITASAVSKRVATVEALLGTSLLVRGGKALTLTAQGKEYLEQVRAALGLLAAVPLHRRAVQRLERLRVCAPPTFARQILVPALASFTRAHPQIELEIVLSVPYLDQAAGDAQLEVRHGDVAAHGGEVLMNDLVVPLAAPALLAGCDLSAGPAALATLPLLRSPLEPWAPLFAAAGLAPRDEPARGPRLVDLGLLLEAAASAQGVAPGRPTLARPWLRTGALVPLFGLQAPARTQYYIAHAAPQGAAAVFADWLRGVCRTAEDEAAELLSRRR; encoded by the coding sequence ATGGCCGACTTTGCCGACGCCCGCTTTCCTTCCATCGATGGTCTTTGCGCCTTCGAAGCCGCGGCACGCCTGGGCAGCTTCGAGCGCGCCGCCGAGGAACTCAATATCACCGCCAGCGCAGTCAGCAAGCGGGTGGCCACGGTAGAAGCGCTGCTGGGCACCAGCCTGCTGGTGCGCGGCGGCAAGGCGCTGACACTGACCGCGCAGGGCAAGGAATACCTGGAGCAGGTGCGCGCGGCGCTGGGCCTTTTGGCTGCGGTGCCATTGCATCGGCGTGCGGTACAGCGGCTCGAACGCCTGCGGGTATGCGCACCGCCGACCTTTGCGCGCCAGATACTGGTGCCGGCGCTGGCCTCCTTTACCCGCGCGCACCCGCAGATCGAGTTGGAAATCGTGCTCTCGGTGCCGTATCTGGACCAGGCCGCCGGCGACGCGCAACTGGAAGTGCGCCACGGCGACGTGGCCGCGCATGGCGGCGAGGTGTTGATGAACGACCTGGTGGTGCCGCTGGCCGCACCGGCGCTGTTGGCCGGATGCGATCTATCCGCCGGGCCGGCGGCGCTGGCTACGCTACCCCTGCTGCGCTCGCCGCTGGAGCCATGGGCGCCGTTGTTTGCCGCCGCCGGACTGGCGCCACGCGACGAGCCGGCCCGCGGTCCGCGCCTGGTAGACCTCGGCCTGCTGCTGGAAGCGGCCGCCAGTGCTCAAGGGGTGGCCCCCGGGCGGCCGACTCTGGCCCGACCGTGGCTGCGCACCGGGGCCTTGGTGCCGCTCTTTGGGCTACAGGCGCCGGCGCGCACCCAGTACTACATTGCCCATGCCGCACCGCAGGGCGCCGCCGCGGTGTTCGCCGACTGGCTGCGCGGGGTTTGCCGCACCGCCGAGGATGAGGCGGCGGAACTTCTTTCGCGCCGGCGCTGA
- a CDS encoding alkene reductase — translation MTTLFDPLVAGELKLANRIAMAPLTRNRAPGAVPPPMAATYYAQRASAGLLITEATAISAQGQGYANVPGLYAPEQVAGWRRVTETVHAAGGTIVTQLWHVGRVSHTALQLGGAAPVAPSAIAAKTKTYLIDADGRGRFVPTSEPRALAIEEIPGIVADYRRAARAAMEAGFDGVEVHAANGYLIDQFLRASSNRRTDAYGGSIANRARLLLEVMAAVTEEIGAGRVGVRISPVTPANDVSDPAPQALFTYVVEQLARWPLAYVHIIEGATGGPRDYQQGDTPFDYGALRAAYTQAGGRAAWMVNNGYDRELAMAAVAEGRADIVAFGKAFIANPDLVRRLRENAPLNAWDSNTFYGGDARGYLDYPTLEPA, via the coding sequence ATGACCACCTTGTTCGATCCGCTGGTTGCCGGCGAACTGAAGCTCGCCAATCGCATTGCCATGGCCCCGCTCACCCGCAACCGTGCCCCCGGCGCGGTGCCGCCGCCGATGGCCGCCACTTACTATGCACAGCGCGCCAGCGCGGGTTTGCTGATCACCGAAGCGACCGCAATCAGTGCGCAGGGCCAGGGCTATGCCAACGTGCCGGGCCTGTACGCGCCCGAGCAGGTCGCCGGCTGGCGCCGGGTCACCGAGACGGTGCATGCCGCCGGCGGCACCATCGTCACCCAGCTCTGGCATGTGGGGCGGGTATCGCACACCGCACTCCAGCTAGGCGGCGCAGCGCCGGTGGCGCCCTCGGCGATTGCCGCCAAGACCAAAACCTATCTGATCGATGCAGACGGCCGCGGCCGCTTCGTGCCCACTTCCGAGCCGCGGGCGCTGGCGATCGAGGAGATTCCCGGCATCGTGGCCGACTACCGCCGTGCCGCGCGCGCGGCCATGGAGGCGGGCTTCGACGGTGTCGAAGTGCATGCGGCCAATGGCTATCTGATCGATCAATTCCTGCGCGCGAGCAGCAACCGGCGCACCGACGCCTATGGCGGCAGCATTGCCAACCGTGCCCGGCTGTTGCTGGAGGTCATGGCCGCGGTCACCGAAGAAATCGGCGCCGGCCGTGTGGGGGTGCGCATCTCACCGGTCACGCCGGCCAACGACGTCTCCGATCCGGCGCCGCAAGCGCTGTTTACCTACGTGGTGGAGCAATTGGCGCGCTGGCCGCTGGCCTATGTGCACATCATCGAAGGCGCCACCGGTGGGCCGCGCGATTACCAACAGGGCGACACGCCTTTCGACTACGGCGCGCTGCGCGCCGCTTATACCCAGGCTGGCGGGCGCGCTGCCTGGATGGTCAATAACGGCTACGACCGCGAACTGGCCATGGCCGCGGTGGCCGAAGGCCGGGCGGATATCGTTGCCTTTGGCAAGGCTTTCATCGCCAATCCCGACCTGGTGCGCAGGCTGCGCGAGAACGCCCCGCTCAACGCCTGGGACAGTAACACCTTCTACGGTGGCGATGCGCGAGGCTACCTGGATTATCCAACGCTCGAGCCCGCTTGA
- a CDS encoding LysR family transcriptional regulator translates to MNLERLNFHHLFYFWRVARSGHLTRTAQALHISQSALSAQIRQLEERLGEALFERQGRQLRLTDTGRLVLTYAEDIFGLGQELLGRLHGRAAGMLRLRVGSVATMSRNYQENWIRPLLADPAVVLTLESGVLEGLLARLVEHKLDVVLANEPVPADPDRPLHCRFLGSQAISLVGPAAGWRGRRLRVPEDLDAVDLALPGPRHALRAQFDALCLAAGVKPRLRAEVDDMAMLRLIARDSGWLAVLPEVVVQDELRSGVLVSVGQPAGLEERFYAITTPRRHHSDTLDRLLGTD, encoded by the coding sequence ATGAATCTCGAACGACTCAACTTTCACCATCTGTTTTACTTCTGGCGGGTAGCCCGCAGCGGTCATCTGACCCGTACCGCACAGGCGCTGCACATTTCGCAATCGGCGCTGTCGGCCCAGATCAGGCAACTGGAAGAGCGTCTGGGTGAAGCACTGTTCGAGCGCCAAGGGCGACAACTGCGCCTGACCGACACCGGCCGGCTGGTGCTGACCTATGCCGAAGACATCTTCGGCTTGGGCCAGGAGCTGCTGGGCCGCCTGCATGGCCGCGCAGCAGGCATGCTGCGCCTGCGCGTGGGCAGCGTGGCAACGATGTCGCGCAACTATCAGGAAAACTGGATCCGCCCGTTGCTGGCCGATCCTGCGGTGGTCCTGACCCTGGAATCCGGCGTGCTCGAAGGGTTGCTGGCGCGGCTGGTGGAGCACAAGCTGGACGTGGTGCTGGCCAACGAGCCGGTCCCTGCCGACCCGGACCGCCCGCTGCATTGCCGCTTTCTTGGCAGCCAGGCGATCTCGCTGGTGGGCCCGGCGGCAGGCTGGCGCGGACGCCGGCTACGGGTACCGGAGGATCTGGATGCGGTCGACCTTGCGCTGCCCGGCCCCCGCCACGCGCTGCGTGCCCAGTTCGATGCCCTGTGTCTGGCAGCCGGCGTCAAGCCGCGGCTGCGTGCCGAAGTCGATGACATGGCCATGCTGCGGCTGATTGCCCGTGACAGCGGCTGGCTTGCGGTACTGCCCGAGGTGGTGGTGCAGGACGAGCTGCGCAGCGGAGTGCTGGTCAGCGTCGGGCAGCCGGCCGGGCTGGAAGAACGCTTCTATGCCATTACTACGCCGCGCCGGCACCACAGCGACACGCTCGACCGGCTGCTGGGGACCGACTGA
- a CDS encoding alpha/beta fold hydrolase, which yields MYPAHATTEQLIVRGLRYNVRRWGPAEAPRVFMLHGWMDTSATFQFVVEALTQDWQVIAPDWRGYGDSEWLGRCYWFPDYYADLDALLAHYSPSAPAQLVGHSMGASIAAVYAGLRPQRVARLAMLDFLGLKPPAEDPADHLLAWLDAQTGCPQLRSYPDHAALARRLQAANPRLSAARADFLARHVGRVRADGQVEMACDPWHKVPAPFLYRITDAMAAWRRIAAPVLMLEAEDGFVSQRFDDDPQEYRRRLNCFANLQVIRLAGTGHNLQHDRPEAVAAALEDFLLRD from the coding sequence ATGTACCCTGCCCACGCCACCACCGAACAACTCATCGTGCGCGGACTGCGTTACAACGTGCGCCGTTGGGGGCCGGCCGAGGCGCCGCGGGTGTTCATGCTGCACGGCTGGATGGATACCTCGGCCACCTTCCAATTCGTGGTCGAGGCGCTGACACAGGACTGGCAGGTGATCGCGCCCGACTGGCGCGGCTACGGCGATTCCGAATGGCTGGGGCGGTGCTATTGGTTTCCCGACTATTACGCCGATCTGGACGCGCTGCTGGCCCACTATTCGCCCTCGGCGCCGGCACAACTGGTGGGCCATAGCATGGGGGCGAGCATTGCCGCGGTCTATGCCGGTCTGCGTCCGCAGCGCGTGGCGCGTCTGGCGATGCTCGACTTTCTCGGGCTCAAGCCGCCGGCCGAAGACCCCGCCGACCACCTGCTCGCCTGGCTGGACGCGCAGACCGGCTGCCCGCAACTGCGCAGCTACCCCGACCATGCCGCGCTGGCCCGCCGGCTGCAGGCGGCCAATCCGCGCCTGAGCGCAGCGCGGGCGGATTTTCTCGCCCGCCATGTAGGCCGGGTGCGCGCCGACGGACAAGTGGAGATGGCCTGCGACCCTTGGCACAAGGTGCCGGCGCCGTTTCTGTATCGCATCACCGACGCCATGGCCGCTTGGCGGCGCATCGCCGCGCCGGTCCTGATGCTGGAGGCCGAAGACGGTTTCGTCAGTCAACGCTTCGACGATGATCCGCAAGAGTATCGACGCCGCCTGAACTGCTTTGCCAACCTGCAGGTCATCCGCCTGGCCGGCACCGGCCATAACCTCCAGCACGACCGCCCGGAGGCGGTCGCCGCTGCGCTCGAGGACTTTCTGCTGCGCGACTGA
- a CDS encoding NADH-quinone oxidoreductase subunit L, with translation MESILILLPLAPFASMLVALLSAGVRGSIEQVWRRFCALSALALLCALALALMYSVGRLPAAAFLPPSSGLALTTLGVWLAVLAQSLGTVIGVFSSRYLDGEPRQRRFIAALAGVLAAVHGLLFADHWLVLIAAWAAIGFALERLLCFYPERPFALLAAFKKRLADRVADGLLILAAALAWAEVGSGSLSALGQQLAVGPASAALQASAVCLVLAVILRTALLPVHGWLIQVMEAPTPVSALLHAGVVNLGGFVLIRFAPMLEAAPAARWLLVGVGLATAVLAGLVMLTRVSIKVRLAWSTVAQMGFMVLECGLGLYTLAAAHLIGHSLYKAHAFLAASSVVRDSKLAAMRGRTRVSGASLLWAPGGALAVVAMVQFAWPTQAWPWWWSGVLALAWAPLLWWPAVGEAGARLFAARAMAGLAMLFALSVLATLAHALPLGLRDAPLEAAGVVALAGMAALYLNLALMQREVPRLQTWRRWAYAGFYLDEFYTRLALRVWPARWMPAASTPTDPLVLGAATEMSNSK, from the coding sequence ATGGAATCCATCCTTATTCTTTTGCCGTTGGCGCCGTTTGCCTCGATGCTGGTTGCGCTGCTCTCGGCTGGCGTGCGCGGCAGCATCGAGCAGGTGTGGCGGCGTTTTTGCGCGTTGTCTGCCTTGGCGCTGCTGTGCGCCCTGGCGCTGGCCCTGATGTACTCGGTCGGCAGGCTGCCTGCGGCGGCCTTTCTGCCGCCGTCTTCGGGGTTGGCGCTGACCACGCTGGGGGTGTGGCTGGCCGTGCTGGCGCAGTCTCTGGGCACGGTGATCGGCGTGTTCTCCTCACGCTATCTGGACGGTGAGCCGCGGCAGAGACGCTTCATCGCGGCGCTTGCCGGCGTGTTGGCGGCGGTGCATGGACTACTCTTCGCCGATCATTGGCTGGTCTTGATCGCTGCCTGGGCGGCGATTGGCTTCGCCCTGGAGCGCTTGCTGTGTTTTTACCCGGAGCGCCCGTTTGCCTTGCTGGCTGCGTTCAAAAAACGCCTGGCCGACCGTGTGGCCGACGGGCTGCTAATCCTGGCGGCAGCGCTGGCCTGGGCTGAGGTCGGCAGTGGTTCGCTGTCGGCGCTGGGGCAGCAGCTGGCGGTCGGGCCGGCATCGGCCGCGCTGCAGGCCAGCGCGGTGTGCCTGGTTTTGGCCGTCATTTTGCGTACCGCGCTGTTGCCGGTGCATGGCTGGCTGATCCAGGTCATGGAGGCGCCCACCCCGGTGTCGGCGCTGCTGCATGCCGGGGTGGTCAATCTTGGTGGGTTCGTGCTGATCCGCTTTGCGCCAATGCTCGAAGCAGCGCCTGCTGCGCGTTGGCTGCTGGTTGGCGTGGGCCTGGCCACCGCGGTGCTTGCCGGGTTGGTGATGCTGACCCGGGTCAGCATCAAGGTGCGGCTGGCGTGGTCCACCGTGGCGCAAATGGGTTTCATGGTGCTCGAATGCGGCCTGGGCCTCTATACCCTGGCGGCGGCGCACTTGATCGGTCATTCGCTCTACAAAGCACATGCCTTCCTGGCTGCCTCCTCGGTGGTACGTGACAGCAAGCTGGCGGCGATGCGTGGCCGCACCAGGGTGTCGGGCGCCAGTCTGTTGTGGGCGCCCGGGGGGGCCTTGGCTGTGGTGGCAATGGTCCAGTTTGCTTGGCCGACTCAGGCTTGGCCGTGGTGGTGGAGCGGCGTGCTCGCACTGGCTTGGGCGCCGCTGCTGTGGTGGCCGGCGGTGGGCGAGGCGGGCGCACGGCTTTTTGCCGCCCGCGCCATGGCAGGGCTTGCCATGCTCTTTGCGCTGTCCGTGCTCGCTACGCTGGCGCATGCGCTGCCGCTTGGCCTGCGCGATGCGCCGCTGGAGGCTGCCGGCGTTGTGGCACTGGCTGGTATGGCCGCCCTGTATCTGAATCTGGCGCTGATGCAGCGTGAAGTTCCGCGCTTACAGACCTGGCGGCGCTGGGCTTACGCCGGTTTTTACCTCGACGAGTTCTACACCCGCCTGGCGCTGCGCGTATGGCCAGCACGCTGGATGCCTGCCGCATCCACCCCCACCGACCCGCTGGTGCTGGGTGCTGCGACCGAAATGTCCAATAGCAAGTGA
- a CDS encoding hydrogenase small subunit, with protein MIETFYHVLRRQGITRRSFLKFCSLTATSLGLGSAAAPRIAHALETKPRTPVVWLHGLECTCCTESFIRSAHPLTKDVILSMLSLDYDDTLMAAAGHQAEAILEEVKHKYKGQYILAVEGNPPLNEDGMYCFQGGRPFVEKLKEMAADCKAIIAWGSCASWGCVQAAKPNPTRATPVHKVITDKPVIKVPGCPPISEVMTAVVTYMLTFERLPTLDRMGRPAMFYGQRIHDKCYRRPHFDAGQFAEAWDDEGARKGYCLYKMGCKGPTTYNACSTVRWNEGVSFPIQSGHGCIGCSEDGFWDKGSFYNRVTDIKQFGIESNADKVGATAAGIVGAGVAAHAAVTALARARNKTGIEVKQGEQ; from the coding sequence ATGATCGAAACCTTCTACCATGTGCTGCGCCGCCAGGGCATTACCCGGCGCAGCTTTCTCAAGTTCTGCAGCCTCACCGCCACTTCGCTGGGCCTGGGCTCGGCAGCCGCGCCGCGCATCGCCCACGCGCTGGAGACCAAGCCGCGCACCCCAGTGGTGTGGCTGCACGGTCTGGAATGCACCTGCTGTACCGAGTCCTTCATCCGCTCGGCGCACCCGCTGACCAAGGACGTCATCCTGTCGATGCTCTCCCTCGACTACGACGACACCCTGATGGCCGCCGCCGGCCACCAGGCCGAGGCCATCCTGGAAGAGGTCAAGCACAAGTACAAGGGCCAGTACATCCTCGCCGTGGAAGGCAATCCGCCGCTCAACGAGGACGGCATGTACTGCTTCCAGGGCGGCCGCCCCTTCGTCGAGAAGCTCAAGGAGATGGCCGCCGACTGCAAGGCCATCATCGCCTGGGGTTCCTGTGCATCCTGGGGCTGCGTGCAGGCCGCCAAGCCGAATCCGACCCGCGCCACCCCGGTGCACAAGGTGATCACCGACAAGCCGGTGATCAAGGTGCCGGGCTGCCCGCCGATTTCCGAGGTGATGACCGCGGTGGTCACCTATATGCTCACCTTCGAGCGCCTGCCCACGCTGGACCGCATGGGCCGCCCGGCGATGTTCTACGGCCAGCGCATCCATGACAAATGCTACCGCCGGCCGCACTTCGACGCCGGCCAGTTTGCCGAGGCGTGGGACGACGAAGGCGCGCGCAAGGGCTACTGCCTCTACAAGATGGGCTGCAAGGGCCCGACCACCTACAACGCCTGTTCCACGGTGCGCTGGAACGAGGGCGTGTCCTTCCCGATCCAGTCCGGCCACGGCTGCATCGGCTGCTCCGAGGACGGCTTCTGGGACAAGGGCAGCTTCTACAACCGGGTGACCGACATCAAGCAGTTCGGCATCGAATCCAACGCCGACAAGGTAGGCGCCACCGCTGCCGGCATCGTCGGCGCCGGCGTGGCCGCGCATGCGGCGGTCACCGCGCTGGCGCGCGCGCGCAACAAGACCGGCATCGAGGTCAAGCAAGGGGAGCAATGA